The bacterium genome window below encodes:
- a CDS encoding SDR family oxidoreductase yields the protein MDLGIRGRKAIVCASSQGLGEACARALAREGVELVVNGRDAGKLATIADRIATEHGVRVTPVAADLNVQSERERLIAACADADILVNNNAGPPPGNFFEMDHAKWLEALEANLLAPAMMIRGLLPGMQARGFGRIVNITSAMVKTPVGIMALSTTARTGLTALCKSISKGAVQHNVTINNLLPERIDTPRQEQMAQVAMKIGGLSYEEARQQQVDSIAAGRLGLPSEFADACAFLCSAQAGYISGQNLQLDGGSYDGLI from the coding sequence ATGGATCTCGGAATTCGTGGCCGCAAGGCGATCGTGTGTGCGTCGAGTCAGGGGCTCGGGGAGGCGTGTGCCCGCGCGCTGGCGCGCGAAGGGGTCGAGCTCGTCGTGAACGGTCGCGACGCCGGCAAGCTGGCGACGATCGCCGACCGGATCGCGACGGAACACGGGGTCCGGGTCACGCCCGTCGCCGCGGACCTCAACGTGCAATCGGAGCGGGAGCGCCTCATCGCCGCCTGCGCTGACGCCGACATCCTGGTGAACAACAACGCCGGGCCACCGCCGGGCAACTTCTTCGAGATGGATCACGCGAAGTGGCTCGAAGCGCTCGAGGCGAACCTGCTCGCGCCGGCGATGATGATCCGCGGCCTCCTGCCCGGAATGCAGGCGCGCGGTTTCGGGCGGATCGTGAACATCACGAGCGCGATGGTGAAGACGCCGGTCGGGATCATGGCGCTCTCGACGACGGCCCGGACGGGGCTGACCGCTCTCTGCAAGTCGATCTCGAAGGGCGCCGTCCAGCACAACGTGACGATCAACAACCTGCTGCCCGAGCGGATCGATACGCCGCGGCAGGAGCAGATGGCGCAGGTCGCCATGAAGATCGGGGGCCTCTCCTACGAGGAGGCGCGCCAACAGCAGGTCGACAGCATCGCCGCCGGGCGCCTCGGCCTGCCCAGCGAGTTCGCCGACGCGTGCGCTTTCCTGTGCAGCGCGCAGGCGGGCTACATCTCCGGCCAGAACCTCCAGCTCGATGGCGGATCCTACGACGGACTGATCTGA